The following are from one region of the Candidatus Goldiibacteriota bacterium genome:
- a CDS encoding T9SS type A sorting domain-containing protein, producing MIQLLFLLCVSVAIPVYVKAEPVLLGNRYISEDTNRYVSLNSSTKRLSYRFTAAFNMTTSSLWIYCGTKLGSAGYEIGIQTDSNSYPSGIYLNGSTTTSLNDNSWNQVSITTVSLTKGQIYHIVIRSSDATSLNYNNFAYSFPNHKLFPKNQEYDGNAQVLEYNGTWQPANYGEGGMPIFIIDESGTTEFGNPYMSPYYYSIHAGGTNGEPGDDSVAGEEIIWNGPATSITGVEFYVRRYGNPGEPLNYRIVNITDSEVIYEDVLANSFNVSTVYTWKRALFNPVIFETGKTYRVYLYANGPSSSLNEYEVLTNSCYPRAENLFLSQTFGGAQNRFIIDSNGGDSFTFYDDTDLVYSFVQGDAGCVQGTFGKTTKGFSTPWASDGTSLNSTKYKMGVTGTVNTINLNVAAMSVNTGIRVALYSNNTSLNGGLGGPENLLTQSVLYNAVLGWNAVPVPEVNIMPGDYWLAFQAESGIEIDNNYSIGSGSEGYRTGYTFGDFPAVFAASNYDDTQWSIYAQYCEGEAPTPTPTPPVILSNVSSVETMEKVFFTNASYQLSYKFKAPYDIQAQSIRLTGYKGGATSTFIVGIKADDGFGKPLAGYLTNSTPTAAANYWNTFEIPAYTLNAGNIYHIVVEASVLQTGGYQFSYTTPNHHVFPLNQYYDADADVLFFNGTSWASYNGMPVFEIEDTGGKHFGNPYDYSGFSAYIHGNNSAVTSDDKIYGEDISNLTADTVTNEVVCYLRKAGNPTDPVFYTIKNITDGFDEASGILAYPADVTGTYQWKTAGFPAFTLIAGKTYRLIFHSQNTGTGSADYYEINMPDNYSVVADVMHTGLNYQGLNQKAVSSENGGTTWIVENEADIVFKLQYNPVPTEVPTATETFTQLITPTFTPTVYACSDMQFFGACSTGLVDVDLNGAYIAASRYQLHEDGFINELSAYIYSSSGGTIRLALYSDSAGAPGSLLFQGAPQTCAAGWNSTNLNTQYSLQKGYYWIAVQLSDAGDSMLNFDTSMNVPGYVSAFSEGPFPAVFPAGTSNTNGYTVKASYCPQHKWVGYKSPAENGRLSRLDASGERIAMRFTQPESKIITSVYTYVNAVSASPQYKVGIQAAAGDVPSGTYLTSGLITPSAAGWIACPVTNYTLNPGDYFVVIEPSGNPNGSKYSEWKEGNTPGWRIWPTDNFYDSKFLAFSNLGLGWNPDSTHPLMTLKYSDGTVRGNPYQENIALAVHNNNTAGDVSDDRFAMQVFVPGPNGWKVDKIGAFVYASTTAPGGTLDYYIYDEAAKVTMTSGVLAGTSNAPVAISGTWIEADLAAQYILEEGKIYKVFFCSHDSPSTNRWHVLAGQTLSGSADMQKATFQGEAGYAGFSTNNNISYTNFLNYDALVRLRYIGPAAAPTFTFTPTQTTTLTNTITITVTVTPINTVDTGWVDADGTARESEKIEINAGVSYTMPRSLAVDNNGYYHVAWRDDTPGNTDIFYKYWNGTAWNIRGNINVSNTVDPSNIPALAVDGTGTPYIAWQEGALPSEIYCYYWNGLAWQGLGGGNVSNNAGNSGYPSIVTDNSGYPIIFWTDDNDGDYDIYMKRWNGSSWGTAVNISNDTVQSQYPSAAFDKNTGNIHVVYESNTGGFMEVYHAFYNGSVWSTPINISNTPPYDSLKPSLAVDNFGRPHAAWQEDNGTYYQINYLWFNGSAWVDVDGSGVESVVAASYGGECITPSLVVEPSGRPHISFVCNDTGNFEVNYIKRFNTAWVDADGSGIESRNISQNVPHSYSPSLALRADMRPVAVWAQQGSPEDVSLLQYEGPLGATESGGCIISLDTAFNNAGATPGIVTHDNAAGGFGSDTAYGIEIQSDSIYAAGASYNGTNIDMAVWKYKADGLIDTSFNPGFGYSTHDNAAGGSDADYGRAVALDSGGRVFVAGYSMAAAGNDMALWCYTPGGILDTTFNNSGAIPGIVTHHNAAGGNSADAAYGAAVDSGGRIIVVGYSYNASYNGDMVIWRYNPDGTLDTSFNSGGAIPGIVVHHNAAGGNSSDQAFAVTIDINNKIVVAGYSYNAAGNADLAIWRYNTNGTLDTSFNPGGAIPGIVTLDGPGIGTDYGYSIVTDGVGNVYVAGMTDVLPDASINYDMIVWKYLNNGSLDNSFNSASPLPGIFTHGSAAGGIGNDYGAGIKLDASGRVVVTGYGTNGTDNDMIIWRLTTLGVLDTDFDDDGIVISGNAAGGSGNDHGMNLVISADGSILVAGESRNSSLNNDMTLWRYKDSCSAAGVGTPTDTPTLKPSFTVTPTVTQTLTATATSTNSPVINTTRYYLWDSSDNIGYLEDLKPDTPVGPPMLKFAPVINCGGPSILGEWVSEPLYYNSLPDQDWAIELWGYASTAGNVQYNIDVYEHNGISPVNFIFPMNIFPVNQGAISSHYINFNPGFSYAFTPGNRIMIRISAQDLCISDADVWVNYNDIGNASYIEIPLDENAAVSPTVTQTVTVTYTLTGTQTISPSLTATQTVTQTPCLDLPSSVVAFPQDGQSYDTINQISGTAYAVCGLVTKVEIALRRLSDGYFWNGASWADTPASAGLAAGTDNWTFDALPVWQPGENYLLMSTATDSLSNVESGITTAFSINLPTATATQTVTVTGTATRTTTQTVTETITESATRTVTQTATQTATETVTETITHTSTETITESTTQTATETSTETSTPTSTETATQTVTETMTKTNTQTSTETVTRTVTQTVTETITHTSTGTVTESVTQTATETSTETSTPTLTETVTQTATETVTQTATPSNTATQTATESSTQTATETITETTTETATQSATQTVTETVTQTATQTITETSTNTPDDTQTITPTSTVTFTNTVTETVSRTVTETSTETTTQTITETVTATVTETLTETVTETVTVTVTATVTETATNTVTETATETATETVTKTSTETATETVTETVTETNTGTITQTHTNTPPNTHTITTTITVTGTPTSTNTVSETVTKTVTETATESVTATITESITETTTKTSTETATETSTPTSTATATGTSTLTVTQTSTPTATTTSTITYTGTDTPTATATPTLTLTDTATSTATATMTATQSVTLTATLSNTPTSTITLTSTESTTPTTTNTATETNTPSVTQTNTQTNTATSTSTDTATDTNTPTPSETFTDTATYTYTETPTETSTYTYTPTETFTNTATDTFTSTNTFTETYTPTITPTFTNTPTPNIDTALDRNYVEPLKGDKVKVSVKSQTAGELIEVKVYNLSGERVRQFNFYSTGAGWNEGFWDCRNDAGKTVGQGLYFMRIKQNNTVQTKRVFIIK from the coding sequence ATGATACAATTGCTGTTTTTATTGTGTGTGTCTGTTGCCATACCGGTTTATGTGAAAGCCGAACCGGTGCTTCTTGGAAACAGGTATATTTCAGAAGATACAAACAGATATGTCTCTTTGAATTCATCAACTAAAAGGTTAAGCTACCGTTTTACCGCGGCTTTTAATATGACCACAAGCTCGCTGTGGATTTACTGCGGGACTAAACTGGGTTCTGCCGGTTATGAAATAGGGATTCAAACCGATTCTAACAGCTATCCAAGCGGTATCTATTTGAATGGAAGTACAACAACTTCTTTAAATGATAATTCGTGGAATCAGGTCAGTATAACAACTGTATCACTGACGAAAGGGCAGATATATCACATTGTTATCAGAAGCAGTGATGCGACATCTTTAAATTATAATAATTTTGCATATTCTTTTCCCAACCATAAATTATTCCCGAAAAATCAGGAATATGACGGCAATGCCCAGGTACTGGAATATAACGGTACATGGCAGCCTGCGAATTACGGCGAAGGCGGTATGCCGATATTTATAATAGATGAATCAGGAACGACTGAATTTGGAAATCCTTATATGTCCCCGTATTACTACTCCATACACGCCGGCGGAACTAACGGTGAGCCGGGAGACGACAGCGTAGCAGGCGAAGAAATTATATGGAACGGTCCTGCAACATCCATAACCGGTGTTGAATTTTATGTAAGAAGATACGGAAATCCCGGAGAGCCTTTAAATTACAGAATAGTAAATATTACAGACAGTGAAGTTATTTATGAAGATGTGCTTGCGAATTCGTTCAATGTTTCCACGGTTTATACCTGGAAAAGGGCTTTGTTTAACCCTGTTATATTTGAAACAGGAAAGACATACAGAGTTTATCTTTACGCCAACGGGCCTTCTTCAAGTTTAAATGAATATGAAGTGCTTACAAACAGCTGTTACCCAAGGGCTGAAAACTTATTTTTGTCACAGACTTTTGGCGGCGCTCAGAACAGGTTTATTATTGATTCAAATGGCGGTGATTCTTTTACATTTTATGATGACACTGACCTTGTTTACAGTTTTGTGCAGGGAGACGCGGGATGTGTTCAGGGGACATTTGGAAAAACAACCAAGGGGTTTTCAACCCCGTGGGCATCTGACGGAACTTCTTTAAATTCCACAAAGTACAAAATGGGTGTAACCGGAACGGTAAATACAATTAATTTAAATGTGGCTGCCATGTCTGTAAATACCGGAATACGTGTGGCGCTGTATTCAAATAACACTTCTTTAAACGGCGGTCTTGGCGGGCCGGAAAATCTTTTGACGCAGTCTGTTTTATATAACGCTGTTCTGGGATGGAACGCAGTTCCTGTGCCGGAAGTAAACATAATGCCCGGGGATTACTGGCTTGCGTTTCAGGCAGAATCCGGAATTGAAATTGACAATAATTATTCAATAGGTTCGGGCAGTGAAGGATACAGGACAGGTTATACATTTGGTGATTTTCCCGCTGTATTTGCGGCTTCAAATTATGACGACACGCAGTGGTCCATTTACGCGCAGTATTGTGAAGGCGAAGCGCCCACTCCAACTCCGACACCGCCTGTTATTTTATCTAATGTCAGTTCTGTAGAAACAATGGAAAAGGTGTTTTTTACCAATGCATCCTATCAATTAAGTTATAAATTCAAAGCGCCTTATGATATACAGGCGCAGAGTATCAGGCTTACAGGTTATAAGGGCGGAGCAACATCCACTTTTATTGTGGGTATTAAAGCGGATGACGGTTTTGGAAAACCGCTGGCAGGTTATCTTACAAACAGCACACCTACTGCGGCCGCGAATTACTGGAATACTTTTGAAATTCCAGCTTATACTTTAAATGCCGGAAATATCTATCATATTGTGGTTGAAGCTTCTGTTCTTCAGACAGGCGGATATCAGTTTTCATATACAACCCCGAATCACCATGTTTTCCCGCTTAATCAGTATTATGACGCGGATGCAGATGTGCTGTTTTTTAATGGGACATCATGGGCGTCATATAATGGAATGCCTGTTTTTGAAATTGAAGACACAGGGGGAAAACATTTTGGCAACCCGTATGACTATAGCGGTTTTTCGGCATATATTCACGGAAATAATTCCGCTGTAACTTCAGATGATAAAATATATGGTGAAGACATATCAAATCTTACTGCGGATACGGTAACAAATGAAGTGGTATGTTATTTAAGAAAGGCGGGAAACCCGACAGACCCGGTGTTTTATACCATTAAAAATATAACTGACGGTTTTGATGAAGCGTCAGGAATATTGGCGTATCCCGCGGATGTGACCGGGACTTATCAGTGGAAGACTGCCGGTTTTCCCGCGTTCACGCTTATTGCCGGGAAAACATACAGGCTGATTTTTCATTCGCAGAACACAGGGACAGGAAGCGCGGACTATTATGAAATAAATATGCCTGACAATTACAGCGTTGTAGCGGATGTAATGCATACCGGTTTGAATTATCAGGGTTTGAATCAAAAAGCTGTTTCTTCGGAAAACGGAGGAACCACATGGATTGTGGAAAATGAAGCGGATATTGTATTTAAACTTCAATACAATCCCGTACCGACAGAAGTGCCGACCGCGACAGAAACTTTCACGCAATTAATTACTCCGACTTTCACGCCGACTGTTTATGCCTGTTCTGACATGCAGTTTTTTGGCGCGTGTTCCACCGGTTTGGTTGACGTGGATTTAAACGGGGCATATATTGCAGCAAGCCGTTATCAGCTGCATGAAGACGGATTTATAAATGAATTATCCGCGTATATTTATTCGTCATCAGGCGGAACAATAAGGCTGGCGCTTTATTCGGATTCTGCCGGAGCGCCGGGAAGCCTTTTATTTCAGGGCGCGCCGCAAACATGCGCTGCGGGCTGGAACAGCACTAATCTTAACACACAATACAGCCTTCAGAAAGGTTATTACTGGATAGCGGTACAATTATCCGACGCGGGCGATTCAATGCTGAATTTTGACACTTCTATGAATGTACCGGGATATGTTTCGGCTTTCAGTGAAGGCCCGTTTCCTGCCGTGTTTCCTGCAGGCACATCAAATACCAACGGATACACAGTAAAAGCTTCATATTGCCCGCAGCATAAATGGGTGGGATACAAGTCACCCGCGGAAAATGGAAGGCTTTCCCGCCTTGATGCTTCAGGCGAGCGTATTGCAATGCGCTTTACACAGCCGGAATCAAAAATAATAACATCTGTTTATACATATGTTAACGCTGTAAGTGCATCGCCGCAGTATAAGGTGGGTATACAGGCGGCGGCAGGCGATGTGCCTTCCGGAACGTATCTTACATCCGGCCTTATTACCCCGTCAGCGGCAGGGTGGATTGCGTGCCCTGTTACAAATTACACCCTTAATCCGGGTGATTATTTTGTCGTGATAGAACCAAGTGGAAATCCAAACGGCTCTAAATATTCAGAGTGGAAGGAAGGAAACACACCGGGATGGCGGATATGGCCTACGGATAATTTTTATGACTCTAAATTCCTTGCTTTTTCAAATCTTGGGCTTGGATGGAATCCCGATTCAACACATCCGCTTATGACGCTGAAATATTCTGACGGAACCGTGCGGGGAAACCCTTATCAAGAGAACATAGCTCTTGCTGTTCATAATAATAACACAGCCGGCGATGTAAGTGATGACCGTTTTGCCATGCAGGTATTTGTACCGGGGCCAAACGGATGGAAAGTTGATAAAATCGGCGCGTTTGTGTACGCGTCAACCACGGCGCCCGGCGGGACGCTTGACTATTACATTTATGATGAAGCAGCCAAGGTTACAATGACAAGCGGTGTGCTTGCCGGTACAAGCAATGCGCCTGTTGCGATAAGCGGCACATGGATTGAAGCGGATCTTGCAGCTCAGTATATTCTTGAAGAAGGAAAGATATATAAAGTATTCTTCTGTTCGCATGACAGCCCGTCCACAAACCGCTGGCACGTGCTTGCGGGACAGACGTTGTCAGGTTCAGCGGACATGCAAAAAGCAACTTTTCAGGGAGAAGCGGGATATGCCGGATTTTCCACAAACAATAACATTTCTTACACAAATTTTCTTAATTACGACGCGCTTGTAAGGTTAAGATATATAGGGCCTGCGGCAGCGCCCACTTTTACATTCACACCGACACAGACGACGACTCTTACAAATACAATAACTATTACAGTCACGGTTACCCCTATAAATACTGTTGATACCGGTTGGGTGGACGCGGATGGGACAGCAAGGGAATCGGAAAAGATTGAAATAAACGCTGGCGTGTCATATACCATGCCGCGTTCGCTTGCTGTTGATAACAACGGGTATTACCATGTCGCATGGCGCGACGACACTCCCGGTAACACGGATATATTTTATAAATACTGGAATGGAACGGCATGGAATATACGGGGGAATATAAATGTTTCAAACACGGTTGACCCAAGCAATATCCCGGCGCTTGCGGTTGACGGTACGGGCACTCCTTATATTGCCTGGCAGGAAGGCGCTTTGCCTTCGGAAATTTACTGTTACTACTGGAACGGTTTGGCATGGCAGGGTTTAGGCGGCGGAAATGTTTCAAACAACGCGGGTAATTCCGGTTATCCTTCAATAGTCACAGATAACAGCGGATACCCGATTATTTTCTGGACAGATGATAATGACGGAGACTATGATATTTATATGAAGCGCTGGAACGGCAGTTCCTGGGGTACGGCTGTTAATATATCAAACGACACAGTGCAGTCGCAGTACCCTTCGGCTGCTTTTGATAAAAATACAGGAAACATACATGTGGTTTATGAGAGCAATACAGGCGGGTTCATGGAAGTGTATCATGCCTTTTATAACGGCTCTGTGTGGAGCACCCCGATTAATATTTCAAACACGCCGCCTTATGATTCTCTAAAGCCGTCTCTTGCTGTTGACAATTTTGGAAGGCCGCATGCGGCATGGCAGGAGGATAACGGGACTTATTATCAGATAAATTATTTATGGTTCAACGGTTCTGCATGGGTTGATGTTGACGGATCCGGAGTTGAGTCAGTTGTTGCCGCTTCCTATGGCGGTGAATGCATTACTCCTTCGCTTGTTGTAGAGCCGTCCGGCAGGCCGCACATCTCGTTTGTGTGCAATGACACCGGCAATTTTGAGGTTAATTATATCAAACGGTTTAATACCGCATGGGTTGACGCTGACGGCAGCGGGATTGAATCGCGCAATATATCGCAGAATGTTCCGCACTCTTACTCGCCTTCGCTTGCGCTGCGCGCTGATATGAGGCCTGTCGCGGTATGGGCACAGCAGGGTTCGCCTGAAGATGTGTCATTGCTTCAGTATGAAGGGCCTCTTGGAGCAACAGAAAGCGGCGGTTGCATAATCAGCCTTGATACGGCGTTTAATAATGCAGGAGCTACACCCGGAATAGTTACGCATGATAATGCTGCGGGCGGTTTTGGAAGCGATACTGCGTATGGAATAGAAATTCAATCTGACAGTATTTACGCGGCAGGCGCGTCATACAACGGTACAAACATTGACATGGCGGTATGGAAATATAAGGCGGACGGCCTTATTGACACCTCTTTTAATCCCGGGTTTGGATACTCAACTCATGATAATGCGGCCGGCGGTTCCGACGCTGATTACGGAAGGGCAGTGGCGCTTGATTCGGGCGGAAGGGTATTTGTGGCAGGTTATAGTATGGCTGCCGCGGGAAATGATATGGCGCTTTGGTGTTACACGCCGGGTGGAATTTTAGATACCACATTTAATAACAGCGGCGCCATACCCGGTATCGTAACACACCATAATGCTGCCGGCGGCAACAGCGCGGATGCGGCTTATGGTGCGGCAGTTGACAGCGGCGGAAGAATAATAGTTGTGGGTTACAGCTATAACGCTTCTTATAACGGAGACATGGTTATCTGGCGGTATAACCCTGACGGAACCCTTGATACTTCTTTTAACAGCGGCGGCGCCATACCCGGGATTGTTGTGCATCATAATGCGGCAGGCGGAAATTCATCGGATCAGGCTTTCGCGGTCACAATTGACATCAATAATAAAATAGTGGTGGCGGGTTACAGTTATAACGCGGCCGGAAATGCTGACTTGGCAATATGGCGTTACAATACAAATGGTACGCTTGATACTTCGTTTAATCCGGGAGGAGCTATACCGGGCATAGTTACGCTTGACGGGCCGGGTATTGGAACTGACTATGGATATAGTATTGTAACTGACGGTGTCGGCAATGTTTATGTGGCGGGTATGACAGATGTGCTTCCTGATGCCTCCATTAACTATGACATGATTGTATGGAAATATCTTAATAATGGAAGCCTGGACAACTCGTTCAACTCGGCATCGCCGCTTCCGGGAATATTTACACACGGCAGCGCGGCCGGCGGCATTGGCAATGACTACGGCGCGGGAATTAAACTTGACGCGTCAGGCAGAGTTGTTGTAACCGGTTACGGCACAAACGGCACTGATAATGACATGATAATATGGCGGCTTACAACTTTGGGAGTCCTTGATACTGATTTTGACGATGACGGTATTGTAATAAGCGGCAACGCGGCAGGCGGCAGCGGAAATGACCATGGCATGAACCTGGTTATAAGCGCTGATGGAAGTATTTTGGTTGCCGGTGAAAGCAGAAACTCGTCTTTAAATAATGACATGACACTGTGGAGATATAAAGACAGCTGTTCGGCGGCAGGCGTGGGTACTCCGACTGATACACCTACATTGAAACCGTCATTTACTGTTACGCCGACTGTTACACAGACTTTAACAGCAACTGCAACTTCCACAAATTCGCCTGTAATTAATACAACCAGATATTATTTATGGGATTCTTCTGACAATATAGGTTATTTAGAAGACCTTAAACCGGACACGCCCGTCGGGCCTCCTATGTTAAAATTTGCGCCGGTGATAAACTGCGGCGGGCCTTCAATTTTGGGAGAGTGGGTATCAGAGCCCCTTTATTATAATTCTCTCCCCGATCAGGATTGGGCTATTGAACTTTGGGGTTATGCAAGTACGGCAGGAAACGTTCAGTATAATATAGATGTGTATGAACATAACGGAATAAGCCCTGTAAATTTCATTTTCCCTATGAATATTTTTCCCGTGAATCAGGGCGCTATTTCATCTCACTATATTAACTTTAATCCGGGTTTCTCTTATGCTTTTACTCCGGGGAACAGGATAATGATAAGAATATCCGCGCAGGACCTTTGCATATCGGATGCTGATGTATGGGTTAATTATAATGATATAGGCAATGCGTCTTATATAGAGATACCATTGGATGAAAACGCCGCTGTTTCTCCGACGGTTACACAGACTGTTACAGTGACATATACTTTAACCGGCACACAGACAATATCCCCGTCATTAACTGCAACACAAACGGTCACGCAGACCCCCTGTCTTGATTTGCCTTCGTCTGTAGTGGCATTCCCGCAGGATGGGCAGTCGTACGACACCATAAATCAGATAAGCGGAACAGCTTATGCTGTATGCGGTCTGGTTACTAAGGTGGAAATTGCGCTGCGAAGGTTGTCTGATGGGTATTTCTGGAACGGTGCATCCTGGGCAGATACGCCGGCATCGGCAGGTTTGGCGGCAGGGACAGATAATTGGACATTTGATGCTTTACCTGTCTGGCAGCCGGGAGAAAATTATCTTCTTATGTCAACTGCAACCGACAGTTTATCAAACGTTGAAAGCGGCATTACGACTGCGTTTTCTATTAATCTGCCTACAGCCACGGCAACACAGACAGTGACAGTGACAGGGACGGCCACCAGGACAACCACGCAGACTGTTACCGAAACAATAACAGAGTCGGCAACACGGACTGTGACACAAACAGCGACACAGACCGCTACTGAAACTGTAACAGAAACAATAACGCATACATCAACCGAAACCATAACAGAGTCAACAACACAGACGGCTACAGAGACATCAACAGAAACATCAACGCCAACGTCAACTGAAACCGCAACGCAGACCGTGACTGAAACTATGACAAAGACAAATACACAGACCTCAACCGAAACTGTTACGCGGACTGTAACGCAGACTGTTACCGAAACAATAACGCATACATCAACCGGAACCGTAACAGAGTCGGTAACACAGACGGCCACAGAGACATCAACAGAAACTTCAACGCCAACTTTAACAGAGACGGTAACGCAGACCGCGACTGAAACTGTGACACAGACTGCCACACCTTCAAATACAGCCACGCAGACAGCAACTGAAAGTTCAACACAGACAGCAACTGAAACGATAACTGAAACAACCACAGAAACTGCAACGCAAAGCGCCACGCAGACCGTTACAGAGACCGTAACACAAACGGCAACACAGACAATAACTGAAACATCAACAAATACCCCTGATGATACACAGACAATAACACCTACTAGCACGGTCACTTTCACAAATACGGTTACAGAAACTGTATCGCGGACAGTTACAGAGACATCAACTGAAACAACAACGCAAACAATAACCGAAACCGTAACAGCAACAGTAACTGAAACGTTAACTGAAACCGTGACTGAAACTGTGACTGTTACAGTAACAGCGACTGTGACAGAGACGGCAACAAATACTGTAACGGAAACTGCAACAGAAACTGCAACAGAGACTGTAACAAAAACATCAACAGAGACCGCGACAGAAACCGTGACTGAAACTGTAACAGAAACAAACACAGGAACTATAACTCAAACCCATACTAATACCCCTCCAAACACTCATACAATAACAACAACTATAACGGTTACCGGCACACCCACTTCAACAAATACAGTTTCTGAAACTGTTACAAAAACCGTAACTGAAACCGCGACTGAATCTGTTACTGCCACAATAACGGAAAGTATTACAGAGACAACCACAAAAACAAGTACAGAGACCGCGACAGAGACATCAACACCCACATCAACTGCCACTGCGACAGGGACTTCAACTTTGACAGTTACACAAACTTCAACACCAACAGCCACGACCACTTCCACAATTACTTATACCGGTACTGATACTCCGACCGCAACGGCAACACCCACGCTGACACTTACGGATACGGCCACATCAACCGCGACAGCCACTATGACTGCCACACAGAGCGTGACACTTACCGCCACACTTTCAAATACACCCACATCCACAATTACTTTAACTTCAACGGAAAGCACAACTCCCACAACTACAAATACAGCAACAGAAACAAACACCCCGTCTGTAACGCAGACCAATACGCAGACTAATACGGCAACAAGCACATCAACTGACACGGCCACCGACACAAATACGCCAACCCCAAGCGAAACTTTCACTGATACTGCCACATATACTTATACGGAAACTCCTACAGAGACATCTACTTACACCTACACGCCGACAGAAACATTCACAAATACGGCTACAGATACGTTTACTTCCACAAATACGTTTACTGAAACATATACACCCACAATAACCCCGACATTCACAAACACGCCGACGCCCAATATAGATACGGCGCTGGACAGAAATTATGTAGAACCATTAAAAGGTGATAAGGTAAAAGTTTCAGTTAAATCACAGACAGCAGGTGAATTAATTGAAGTTAAGGTGTATAATTTGTCCGGTGAAAGGGTAAGGCAGTTTAATTTTTATTCAACGGGCGCCGGATGGAATGAAGGATTCTGGGACTGCAGAAACGACGCGGGCAAGACAGTCGGACAGGGGCTGTATTTTATGAGAATAAAACAAAACAACACCGTTCAGACAAAAAGGGTGTTTATAATTAAATAA